TGTGCCAATTTGTTTGGTTGTTTGTTCTCGGGAAGATATCACGGCTATATTTAGTAACGTAGGTAAGGACAATTCGGGGACGCCGAGCGCAAAAGAAGCTCATGAGGTCATTGCTGACATATGTGAAATTGGGAGACACTGTTGATATGCTTGAAGGACTGGAAGGGGGATGTTGAGAAGGAATCAATCGAATTAGATTTTGCAGAATTTACCACGACTCTTTCCCGTGTGGATTCTCAAATGAAAAATCTTCCGGCAACAGCATAGGTACAGCTCAAGTCATGATCAAAAGCTTTTTTTGGATGATGCACTTGGGTTATTTACTTATGTTTTCCCTTGTATCTGCCCCATGAACACGATTACAGCGCAACGAGGTGCCTATCTGGCTGATTGTTTTTACCCGATGGAGGAGTGTGAGGAAAATCTAGAAGGTCCTCTCCAGTTCAGAGGAGAGGGCTGCCATCGGTTACGTCCTATTAGGTACAGAAAAATTTGTTGAAGCGTCCATATGTGAAGTCTAAGAAAGCCACTCCTCGTTTGTCCTCCCTGTGAAGAATTATCGAGATCAATTTGGATACTCCGAATACAAATGTAGCAATTAAGCTTATTCTGATTACATTATCACAGCCAAAACGGTGCGTATCTGTGTGTTTATAATCTTTCTACGAGACTATTCACTAAAGCTCATTACATTTTGTCTTTTGAGAAGAGTGTTAATATGTTGAACAACTTCATATGCTTAATTCTATTTGCGTTTTGTCATTCCCGAAGGCACAAGCATCCTCTGGGAGTAGAATAGACAACAGCACAACTTCCAGGGGATTAGGTCTCAATTGGCCACAGTAGTCAATGGCTCTggtatttctctctctctctctctctctctctctctctcttaaatgtTTCTTTCAAGCTCGAGGTCATTTAATGGCATCTAACTGTAACCTTGCTAATTGCAAAATTTAGCAAGCAAGTTAGCTGGTGGATGAGGATACCGGTGATACCAGATTGGACGAGGTGTTTCATTTTCGGGAGGGATTCGAGCCTTATCTGAAGCTATGTGTTGGCGACGAAGAAAGTGTTGCTTGTAATAATTCAGTTCACAGTCCCATTGGTTTATTCGTCATAGGTAGCACACTAAGCATATAGCCTACCAAAATAAACTCAACTGCTAAGGGccgcaaaatattttcctttgggAGACATCCTTTCATTTGGATGGTGAATGTCAGTTGAAGTTTATGCTGGAAATTGGACCACCTACTTTGATGACAGCCGATGTGATCAAGTTTTTAAGTAGTTTGGCTAGTCGATAAATTCATATAGTTCAAATTCCAATGTCGGACGACCCCTTGCGGCCATCGCCTGGGCCGCACGAGcctaggtgagggtcgccgggGCCGCACGACCCTCAGCTATGAGCCCAAGTGATGGCCGCCGGTGGTCACGTAACCCTTAGACGTGCTAGCCGGGGTTCGTTCGACCCTCGGTGGCTGTAGCCCTAAGTTtggattttcgaatttttttatttttatttttttatttaaataaaagtgGTAGAAAGCTACTTTGCAAATTTGTTTTGCCAAACACTATGTAGGcccaaagttgtttttcaaagGAATTTTTACCAATGTCattagcattttcccaaagcccCTTAAGCAAATGTATTTGCATTCTCCCAAAGCCCATTggaaatgttgaaccaaacctACCCTCAGTGCATTTTCAAAGCTCCTTGGGAAAAATGCTAGGCATTTGGCAACCATTTTCAAGAGATTTTGGGATGAAAGTTAGCCttgaaaatgctgaaagcttaatcttggttaacatttggccaaatgctaagttatgattttttttcttccatatcTACCcttacttattttttcaaattccaatttttcccatcatttttttgttattttatttttaaataaaatttcaaaaccctaGTTGTGGTTGCCGACCAACTAGATCTGCGACCGCCGGTCGAGGCCTCTAGGGATAGGGCGACCCTCGGTGGTCGTTGCCTGGGCCGTGCGAGCTCGGGCAAGGCTCGTTGTGAGTCGCTTGACTTCCTCGTCACCGGGGTCGCGCGACCTAGACGAGAGCCGCCCTGAGGTCGAACGACCCCTTGCAGCCATTGCCTGGGCCGCACaagcctaggcgagggtcgtcgaGATCGCACGACCCTCGCCTACAAGCCCAAGCGATGGCCGCCGGTGGTCGTGCAACCCTTGGTGGCCCTCCCCGGGGTGAACGCAACCCTCGGCGGCCGTAGTCTtaagtttggatttttgatttttttatttaaataaatgtgGTAGAAAGCTACTTTGCGAATTGATTTTGCCAAACACTAAGTAGGCCCAAAGTTATTTTCCAAAGGAGCTTTTACCAAATGCTATTTGCATTCTCCCAAAGCCCCTTAAGCAAAATTCATTTGCATTCCCTCAAAGCCTATttgaaatgttgaaccaaacccacccttagtGCATCGGTCTCAAATAATCTGGAAAATAATCAAGTTTGTCATGTCATTTTGGTGATTTCTTCCTTATTCTCACCGTCCTTTAAAAGCAGACAATAATCTGAAAAATTCATATAGGCGCTTCTAAATTTAAGTTTGTCGTGCAAAcgactcaaaaatcaaaatcaagttaTTGCCATCATCTTTCGCCCAACTTCTCGCCCTGCCCCTCCAAAATCCACCAACATGCGAGTCGGTCGATGCGGACATTAAGCTCCAACTTGCACCAGAACCAGAGCACGTCTCCGAGAACTTGACCAACTCCATGGTCCCCCATGCGCCTCGGCGAGCTCACGAGTCACGACTCATTACAACGGCATCGCCGCCACCGTGAACTCATAACTCTTTTCATTCTTTAGTATCCCGTGATTATTAACGAAAATAAATGCCACGTAACAGAGATATAAAGAAGACTAATGATTTCAcggtttatttctttttgccaaaagttgaaccaaaccgaaccacgAAATAATGTTTCGTTCCAATTGCAAACCGCTTTGCGGagaaaaaatcaacttgaacCAAATTAAACCATTAAAAAAGTCGATGCTAAAATTCGagttttatcttcttctgaGCAGCAAAGAAGTACTCCGAGTTTGTGTCCTTGAAATCGAACGTACCTGAAAATGTTATTCGCTTATTCATAAATTTCGGACAGAGAGAAAGCTGAGCAATGTTGCAACCAAAACACCCCTTTCATTTGTCGATAATCCAAAGCACTACCATTAACCTCTTTCCTTAAGAGGTTCATAAATACATATGAACTAAGCTCGAAAGAAAGTTTAAATTAGGTTACATGTTAAGAAACCTAAAAACTGTCATAGTTCGAATAAGAATAAGCAGTGTAGTGCCTGGGGCAACATGCCTTGCCATGAGATCAACTCGATACCCGGATTTTCATGTACCTTTTTTAGGACGCCTATTCGAAATAATAATCCAAGACAATTTCAGCATTTTTCGAAGCTCTTTGATAGCTGAGCACATTTTGGATCGCTTGAAGGCGTTTTTGTCCATCTGGTGTGGGCGGCAATTTAGCCTTGATAATCAACTTCTCCAGCACAAGTGCATCCCCAAGAAGGAACTTAACTAGGGCGAGCAGATGTTTTGACTCACGAATATAGGCTTCAAAGCCGACGATCTCAACTCTTTTGAGATGTTTcaccaaacattcaaagttccccttccgtgagcacaaaaaatcttcttcgTCGAAGTTGAAACGTTCTTCAGATTCTCGACGAAGCTGAAACTGCACATAGATACCCCATTCAAGAAACAAACTTCACATGAGAAGCTGAACCACAGGAGGGGGGAAAAACTTCATTGgctcactaaaatttcaaacaaacgaTTTCCATTAGTCCTCTGCAGATGCTAGTTAGTCTTACTTTAATTTAAGCTCTCAAACTCGTCTACACATATAAACATGTTCTCTTTCTAGGTGCTCATCGCTAAACTCTTAGTTCAAGATTCGAACGCTACATGGCAGCAAAAGGACCTCCAGTCCAACACTGCAGTTACTTTAAGACATGAACCAAACAGCTTAATGTTGCCCTGCACACAGGCTGCTAGACTCACAGGGTtgggcaattttcaattgctggAACAAATAAGAGTTAGAGATTGATCTTCTTTATGTGCTTCTAAAGTTTTAACTCATTGTTTAAACATCAATGCGAAAGAGAAGTCAGCACAAGAAGCGAATCGAAAATACCATAGCAAAGGAACATACCATCGGGAAGCAAGTCAGGtatatgactaatttttccagGCACTGTGAACTTCGTAGCATGTATGCTATCCCGGGAAGGTCCCATTGATTAACTGGTGCATGTAGTATCAGATTCtgacattttgacaatggagaCGGCACTCCATCCATCTCCAAGAGGGACAGAACCTAAGGAAATTAagcaagcaaaatagaaaatgttaattgacatttctttttcccgttcaacatgaataaggaataacaaaaatttacagTCCATCCAGATTCGATATCCTCTGACCCCGTCTCGCAGCTGGGAAAAGACCAATGAGGACACCACGGGTAAAAATGAACAGGGGAATGTATTTAAGAATCGAGACTGTTTACATATGCTTCCTAGGTAGAACTTGTGATCTTTGAAAGGTCTGAAAATTCAAGTAGTTGGTCACCTGAGGCAGCGAACCTTTTTATCTACTGAAGTCTCCAAGTGAATCGTTCTACTGCCATTGTAAAATATTCAGCGAATAGCCAAGTAGCATTTACTATGGAATGGCGGCCTAAGGTGACAAGAGAGCATGACCCAGTTCTGTCAACCTAAGATGACTAGGTCCATGACCCTTCGTCATATATCCAAACAATTGTATTTCCTCTATAAAATGgtgaaatgaattgaaaaaaaaaagtaacactTTCAGATAATctctttgtgattttttttttgtgaaaataaagaTTTTGACAATGTGGCGTGGAGCAGCATCCAAAACAGTCAGCAGTACCCAGTGGCTCTCATTGTCCCTAATTCAGTGAGATCCCAGATCCATTTACTTGAAATGTAAATGGAGGGGAGAAAGCTCCAAGGTTCACTAGTTCGTAACAACAAACTTATGAATCATCCTATCAGCCAATGATTAATTAGATATGAGATCAAAACGAATCCCCTTGATGAAATCTACAATGCTGCCAATCACAGACCCCATTCAACATGAGTTTGTCTTATAAAGGTTGTACCTGCAAACACCAACCGCCGGTGGTGATGGTAGGAACTCCACGCAGCTTCTCAAGAAGATGCCTCAACAAGTCGCGGCCCTTGGAATTGGGATCCCAACTTTCAACGGAAAAATCTAACTCGGCTTCCACCAAAGAAGACACGTCGTCAAGTCTGAGCCCAGCACGATTCCCTCCTATTACGCGCAAGGAAAGCAAATACGGGGCGCGAAGTTTCTCCACGTAAGAACCAAAGCCGAGGCCAACGAGCGCCACTCTTTCAAACATAATGAATCAATTATAATGCTGTTCACGCCCCCGGCATCTGGACAACTCAAGGGACTCTAAAACAGGACATCCCCTGAAGATTCGCTCGAGGAAGTCATCGCTCAACTCGGCACCTTCTATCGACAAGACCTTAAGACAAGGCCACCTAATAGTCGCACCCGATGAGAAACAGCACATGCCGACGTCCAGGCGCACCAAACGGCTGAAGCAATACAAGAACTCCGGTAGTatataaaagggttaataccatgaaaaaccctaaaccggtacacctgtgacaaatttaccccaaactatttttttgaccatgaaaaaccccaaactggtacatatgtgacaaatttaccccaaaatattttttttaccaccaaaaaccctaaactggtatatttgtgacaaatttaccctaaactaattattttgaccacgaaataccctaaactggtatacatgtgacaaattcacccccgttaaattgatttaatatcatgaaacatctcaaattgataaacctgtaacaAATAAAGGCAGAGATGGCCGGTTCaacgaaaccgccggttccggttctcgaaaaaggtggaaccggaaccggcccttgaagagccggttccggttccggttcggaaccgccggttcctaggcccaataacTCTTTTTCGCGGgccttctctcctttttttttaaaccgggttggaaccgtgggcccgatcaacgggccgattccgggccggtttcgggccccgGTTCAATATTGGCATTGTctaaatagagggttaaaaccccatattggtatacccgtcaactatcacatgtcactaaatcaacaatttgatagttaaatttaatgaaaattaacggagggtaaatttgtcacatgtgtaccaatttagggtaaatttgtcacaggtgtatcggtttggagttttttgtggtcaaaaaaataatttggggtaaatttgtcacaagtgtaccggtttgggattttccatggtattaaccctatataAAAAGACCACGACCAATTAGATCCCTACggctcaaaggaggaggaggtcggTTCCCTTCGGTGCGATCCCGCCGGTTGCCGGAGGGTTTGCGGCGGATAACGCTGTGGACGGAGGGCGCCGCCATggatttgaaatcctagggtttCCGCGGCCGTGCCCCCGATTTTTCCAAGGACatcttttctaatttcttcaaaaatcaattgaCTCGATCAATTAGTTATAGATTCGATTTAGAAACTATCTTTTTTCTCAATTCGATCCGATTTCCTATTCCCTTTTAAACatccttcaaatttttttatcagaatttttttttcttttgatctcgTTATGCAAGTATGACTAAACAAATTATCTGATTGCAAAATCAAATTAGAAGATTTTATGAAAAAGAGATGGAGGATTACATTTATTTATGCttagagaaaaaatattaaataatggACTTAAATGATATCCTAACTCGCtcaataatttcttatttttttcattaataaaggaGCGCTCCTCAAACGCTTAGGATTAAAAGTTCCTAATTTTGACATCGTCAAACTTGAGAATcttttaaatcaattttatttatataataattaatcCTAGTATCATGAAATCGTTTCTTTGAATTATAAATTTGATGTGTAACTTTCAATTTACTCGCGTCTAATTATAATCAAAATCTGTAATTATTAGAACTATATTATAATTTCCTGTGATTATAAGTTAGTCGAGAATTATTACGACCTTTTATTGTCAAAtctattgaaaaaatttaattatgagtgtgatcataaaaatgattaacTATTAGCATTTCTTGCACTAAATTATTAATTATCAAGTATAATAAAAATCGCATGAATTAATTAGGAAATTAACATCTTCGTTACTTAAGTTTAATAAATGAGTTACtctacaatataaaaaaaaatcacctaattgagtaattttaatattgaaaCTCCAGCGCCTCGACCTCTTACAACGGTCGACAAAGTTCTTGTCCTCCCATCGTCAGTTATGGAAACCAACTCCGCAAGTTGCTTAAACCACTCAATTAGCTTAGGCATCAGTCGCCGGAATCGCCAATTGATCGTGCAAGCAGCATGTCAAGCGCACAAGGATTTAGACGATGACGacgaggaagaaaatgaaatgaacgATGACCATAAGCAATCGGATAACAGGAACGGAGATGAATATGACGAGGACGATGCAAGACAGAGGCAGTGTGACGTGCTCAGGCTCCGGCCGAGACTTTGCAACGCGAGCTTAGCACAGGCGTAACTGAATTCTCGATTATGTAGAGATTCTGCTAGGAATGGATGATAAATTCGTTGTACTAAGACTCGAAGTGCCTGAATCAGAATGCTAACTAGCCAATTTGGAGGATTACGTGGATAATGCTGGGTTCCAAGCATTACTTCAGAATTTGGTGGAGAGCGACaatggaagaagaggagccGGCCGAACGCGAAATCAGTGGTTTTGGAACTTCTAAATGTGGAGAGCAAACCGAAAGATGAAACCAAAGCCAATTTAGACCTAACGGAGAAGATTACATCTTGACCTTTTTCTCCTAAGAACatagtgaaaaatgaaaacaatgtAAACTGGTTAATGGAGTGAAATGAAGCTCAACTATGTAAGCTTCAACGACCGTCAGTGACTGAACTTAGTGCCCGCAGATGACCTTCAAATGAGGTTCAACTTCTTCGGTCCTCACCGCCGTAAAGAAGAAAACGATAATTGACTATAATTTCGGCAATTCTAGATGCTCTTTGACAGCCTCCTTGCAGCTGAATCACATCGTGAGTACCCCAAGGATCATGAGAGTCCGTGACGTCTTTACTCAGCATGGATTGTCATCTTCTCCAATTCAACTGCCCCCTCGAGAAGAAACTTAGCCAAGGCACGCAAaagttttgatttctcattgTCGAATTCAAACCCGACAATTTCAACCCTCTTGAGTTGATTTGCCACACAAGGGAAATCCTTCCGTGAGCGccaaaattgcttttcaacAAAGTTGCAGAGCTTTGGAAAAtcttttttcctaaattgaaaaCACACATCCACAGTAGCTTTTTAAGAGCTAATTAGAAGAATTAGGAGAAGCAACAACGTAGCAGTGACATTGCGCACAAAAAAGAACTGTAAAACAAACAGGCTTGTCTATTCTGATAGGGCACACCCTAGAAGTTCTCGCTAATCAATGATCACATCTTTGTCGCAAAACAGTCAAACTTTTTTCCACGTAGCTCCAAACCATCCCAGCTTTTTTTCACATACCAATTCGCACCATCCCAGCCCTTTTTCACATACCAATTCGCTTACGTAAGTAGATGCAAACTGTGTGTAAACCATAAATGGCAACAAGAGATTCATTGTACAACATCAGCTTCAAGTTAAAAGCCTGAAAGTAGATGATGCGAGGCTGACTACCGAAGCATACATGTCACTAtgtccacaacaaaatggattaATACCGTGACATTATTGGATTTTGGATTGCATATGGCTAGCTTTTCCAGTAGTGGAGAACTCTGCAGCAAGAACGCAATCCCCTGAAGCTCGCATTTACAAACTGTAGTATACACTACAATATTTTGCCATCTCCATGACAGGTACGGCCATCCCTTTACCCCCGTTGTTGATAGAACCTGAAAACAAGTTGAATTGTGAACCAGGTAGCAGAACATGATATGATCTTTTAGTTGTTGAGGTTCATATATGTCTGATATAACAGCAACATACGTCAATAACATATCCAGGAAGAAAGACCAAACAAAATCAACTCGTACCTGAAGACACCAGCTTCCGAATGTGACTTTCGTGACATGTTGCAGCTTTAAAAGATGTGATTTAAAGTCGTCAGAAAATTTCCAACGAAGAGCAGTTGGCTTGTGAAAGGTCAACTCTGCCTCTGCTAATGAAGGTACTCTCAGTAGGCAAGGGCAGAAGACAAATCCACCCGACGAACGCAATAAAAGCAGATTCGGAGCCAAAATATTGAGTGAGAAAATATGATCGGCTTCAATCACCACTCTATTAGATATCTTGAGTCAATCCGGAGGCGGCAACTCTCGAGCGGGGAGGAACGCAACGTAAGAGATTCAAGAATAGGGCACCCCCTCATGATTTTCATAATCCCAAAGTTATCCCAAAGAACAGTGGATGCTAAAATCCCGTCACTGCACAGTTTCTTAAGTGAAGGCCAGTGGATGCTAAAATCCCATGGAAAAAAACCATTCGACAGTCGCAAGCTCACCAGGGACGCGCAATCATACAGGATTCGAGGTACCATGCATGAGCGTCTAAAGACCACCGAAGCGTCTTCCACTTGGCGCGCCACCGCAAAGCAAAACCACCCATCGAGTTCGGTGGGGATGTACGAACCAGCATCAAGATGGAACTTCTCTACCTTAGTAGCTGTGCAGAGACTCAGTGCACTGCTGATCAAAAGAGCGACACGCCTTGAGGGGAGAGAGGGGAAAGAGAGGTTGATGTATGGAGTGGAGGTCCAAGCCAAACGCCATTGCTtggacaacacgcttgtcttcACCAGGTCTTTGAAGGGCAAGAAGCAGAAGATATGGTGGATTATGACGTCGGGCAAGGGGCTGTTGTTATCCACCTCCACCGCCTCTGGTGGCGAGGCGGAGAGATCAAGGTTGGCGTCTGGCGGCGCCATCTCCCCCGCCGTGATTGGATTTTGAGGGACTTTGGAGGGTTTGTGGAGAAGGTGTTGGTGGATTGAAACAGAAACCAAATCAAATCACGCAAATCTACGCAATTCAGATTTCGAATCTTCTGTCAGGAGATTTTTAGTTTTGCAGCTTGGTTAGTAGCATCGTTATAGGgttattttaataaatgaatccaaataatggcataaaaattattttatatcttttgagaaattttacgGAAAGGGTTTGAtatttagggtgcgcatgaaaacacttctccatgagAAATTAACttagttgatttctctacttctcctcaaaagtagaagttgatttttctacttcagcTTCGGATTGActtttgatcagaaaaattcgtttgataacgattgaaaatttctacttttgaaacattattcaCAAAATCTTCGACGGCAATGGTTGACGGTGGCGGTGATcagcggtggttggcggccgtggcggtggtggtgggcggcggcggtggtcgctGTGGtaggcgatggtcggcggtggtcggcgacggcaaccgtggtcggcggccggcggtcACAGAAAAAGTGGTCGGCGCTGGTTGtgatcggcggtggtcggcggcggctgCTATGGTCCGCGGCGAGCGGTCACAACAACGGTGGtatggtccaagaagtgattctcaagccgagaaataaaaattttttactcctcaaaattgaccaaaaatcctatcagaagtgaaaaatcttaccacaagtgaaaaatcctaccataagtacatttttttaccaaacagatttctacttcgatcaggtttttatcaaacacatttctccgcCAAATAGGCTTCTGATggagaaatgcaatttctgaagtgttttcatgcgcacccttagaatgattggtttttttctttttggtcgaagaatGATGGGGTTGACTTGtgtggaaaagaaggaaaaaaaaaagagttatacACATATTTAAGATtgtctttaaattattttttgtcaattatttattttttttgttttgcttttcatcTTATAGAAGGCAAGAATGTTATTGAAATTCTTGGGTCGAGTTGTGAATTTGAAAGATCCT
This sequence is a window from Rhodamnia argentea isolate NSW1041297 chromosome 3, ASM2092103v1, whole genome shotgun sequence. Protein-coding genes within it:
- the LOC125314005 gene encoding putative F-box protein At2g39415, which codes for MAPPDANLDLSASPPEAVEVDNNSPLPDVIIHHIFCFLPFKDLVKTSVLSKQWRLAWTSTPYINLSFPSLPSRRVALLISSALSLCTATKVEKFHLDAGSYIPTELDGWFCFAVARQVEDASVVFRRSCMVPRILYDCASLVSLRLSNGSINNGGKGMAVPVMEMAKYCSVYYSL